In Thalassotalea fonticola, a single genomic region encodes these proteins:
- the dnaJ gene encoding molecular chaperone DnaJ, which yields MSKRDYYEVLGLSQDAGEREIKKAYKRLAMKFHPDRTKGDKDKEEQFKEVKEAYEILNDDQKRAAYDQYGHAAFEQGGHGGGGGFGGGGFGQDFGDIFGDIFGGGGGRGRQQRQQRGSDLRYNLDLSLEEAVKGKTVELKVPTYVNCDPCKGSGAKKGTSASTCQTCHGHGQVQMRQGLFAVQQTCPTCSGRGKVIKEPCTSCRGQGRVEKTKTLSAKVPAGVDTGDRIRLSGEGEAGEMGAPAGDLYVQVNVRDHDIFVRDENNLYCEVPISFTTAALGGEIQVPTLDGKVKLKIPSETQTGKMFRMRGKGVKSVRSSITGDLMCKVVIETPVNLKTEQKELLEQLQASMGEGKDAAHFRPKEQGFFDGVKKFFDGLK from the coding sequence ATGTCAAAACGTGATTATTATGAAGTTCTTGGTTTGTCGCAAGACGCTGGTGAACGTGAAATAAAAAAAGCTTACAAACGCCTTGCAATGAAATTTCATCCTGACCGCACCAAAGGTGACAAGGATAAAGAAGAGCAATTTAAAGAAGTAAAAGAAGCTTACGAAATTTTAAATGATGATCAAAAGCGTGCTGCTTATGATCAATACGGCCATGCAGCTTTCGAGCAAGGTGGTCACGGAGGCGGCGGTGGCTTTGGTGGCGGTGGCTTTGGGCAAGACTTTGGTGATATCTTTGGCGATATTTTTGGCGGCGGTGGCGGCCGAGGTCGTCAACAACGTCAACAGCGTGGTTCAGATTTACGCTACAACTTAGACCTAAGCCTTGAAGAAGCCGTTAAAGGTAAAACCGTAGAGCTTAAAGTACCAACTTATGTGAACTGTGATCCTTGTAAAGGTAGCGGAGCTAAAAAAGGCACTTCAGCAAGTACTTGTCAAACTTGTCATGGCCATGGCCAAGTACAAATGCGCCAAGGTTTATTTGCGGTACAGCAAACCTGTCCAACGTGTTCTGGTCGCGGTAAGGTGATTAAAGAGCCATGTACATCGTGTCGTGGTCAAGGCCGAGTTGAGAAAACCAAAACATTATCAGCTAAAGTTCCAGCAGGGGTTGATACTGGCGATAGAATTCGTTTATCTGGTGAGGGTGAAGCCGGTGAAATGGGCGCACCAGCAGGTGATTTATATGTTCAGGTTAATGTGCGTGATCATGATATCTTTGTTCGTGATGAAAATAACTTGTACTGTGAAGTACCAATCAGTTTTACTACAGCTGCGCTTGGTGGTGAAATTCAAGTGCCCACACTAGACGGTAAAGTAAAACTGAAAATACCTAGCGAAACTCAAACCGGAAAAATGTTCCGCATGCGTGGTAAAGGTGTTAAATCAGTGCGCAGTTCAATTACTGGCGACTTAATGTGTAAAGTTGTAATAGAAACGCCGGTAAACTTGAAAACTGAACAAAAAGAGTTACTTGAACAACTACAAGCGAGTATGGGTGAAGGTAAAGACGCCGCTCACTTTCGTCCGAAAGAGCAAGGTTTCTTTGATGGCGTAAAAAAATTCTTTGATGGTTTAAAGTAA